The DNA segment AGGAATGGCGATCTTCAAAACCTATCCAATTACTTTGCTGACGGAGTTTTTGTCGAAAACGTTATAACGTGTTTCCCAACGGTATCGGAGTCGGCTGAAGGAGGTATAATTTCGGGATACTTTTCAGGAGAAACTAACATGATTGGAGAAAGATACTTTTCCAGAAAATCAAAAACTATAAAACATTACAAGTATAATGCAGAGGCAAGGCAGGATTTTAATCCAAAGCTTATAAACAAGACGATAGATGCGATAATAGGCGAAAGCATAGGAATGGGTAGAATAATACACACCGCAAACGAAAATATAGAGGATCTCAAAGCACTACAATATGAGAGGAAAGGGTCTCTTAAAATAGTTAAAAGGAGAATAGAAATAGCTTCTAGAATAATTTTATCCAGGAAACCGCGCCTGTTCTTCTTTACAGTATCCGCTGACTACATATCCCACGTTTATGGGAGAAATAGCGCAGAAGTTAAAGAATTTATTAAAGAATTCGATAAAAATTTTCTATTTCTCGCGGAAAATCTAGATGAGGCATACGGAAAAGATAACTATCTAATCTTCATATTTTCAGATCATGGATCTGCCAACGTTTCAAGACACTTAGATCTCACCGCAATTCTCGTGGAGAATGGTTTCAACCCGGCAACTACAGATTTACTAACAGAACGGAAATACGTCAACTGCGCCGCATTGTCAAATGGCCGTAGAATGGGCCTTTTATATTTTGCACATCCAGAATATGGATGGAGTAGAAAAATAAGCTACAAACAGTTGAGAAGCTATCCTCACAAGGGCGAGAAAGTAGATTTACTGAAAATGTTTGCTAGCTTAGATGGAGTAGAGCAGGCATTTGCAAAACGAGACTCAAAATCCGTTATGGTAGTTTCTAGAGATGGGGAAGGCTTGATACAATACGATTCTATCAATAAAAAATACAAGTATACAGTGCTGGAAGGATCTGACCCCCTGGGCTACGAAATGGAGCCAGCATGGATGAGCGAGGAAGAATGGCTAAGAGCAACTTTCTGTAGCGAATATCCTGACGCTGTAGTTCAATTGTATAACATGTTTAAATCCAAAAATTGCGGAGATATAGTTTTAAACGCTGCAAGCGGCTGGGATTTTTGGGAGCCATGGGATATTTCGTATCCAGTTTTAAAAGCTTCACATGGAGGTTTGTCAAAAGATGAAATGGCTACGTTTCTACTTACTAAAGGCCCCTTCATGAAAAAGGCTACTTTGGAATACGCGCGCTTGATAGATATATTCGCTACGATAGCCGCATATTATAACGCTAGCGATTTAACAGCTAACTCGCATGCTGTAGAGAGAATATTTTAGATTATTTCAGTAAATATTTGAATAGTATTAAAACAATAAAAAGTATAAAAGCCGAAATAAGAAAAGCCTCTCTAAATCCCATATAAGCTATTGCTAAGCTTGTTACTATAGGACCTAAGCCCTGTCCTACGTCTTTTATAGTTTCCAGCGCTCCCATAGCCGCTCCATGAAATTCTTTAGGAACGAGTTCTGAAGCCAGTGGCATTATAGATGAGGTTACCATGGCAACGCCCATCGAAAAAAGGACTATAGCGGTAGTTGTTAAAATGAGGTTTCTACTATAAGCTATAGCTACCATTCCCGAGCCTGAAAAAGCTAATCCGGCTAGAATAAAGCCCGTTCTTCCATATTTATCCGAAAGTTTTCCAAAATAAGGTTTAGACAATGCAATTGTAGCCATTTCTATCGAAAAAAGGATACCGGTGATAAAGGGATCAACTTCTAAAAATTTTAAGAATAAGGGGAGAAAAGTTTCTATGCTTTGCATAGCAAAGTAGACGGTCGCATTGACAATGCCTGCAATAAATAATGCGGATGATGAGAGAATTTTGCTTATACCAGAGGCGAGAGAAGGCTTCTCAATCACAATATGTGAAACGTTTTGATCTTCAATTCTGAAAATCATCGCTAGAGCAACTATACCGCTGACGCCGCAAATTGTAAAAACTAGAGGAAAATCATAGAAAGTAATAATGTAACCTGCTAAAGCAGGGGCAATTAGCCTACTAACTATAGTGGTTGAAGAAAAAAGACCCATTTTCTCCCCTCTATCTGTTTTGTGCAAGTCTGCTATCAATGCAAAAGCTACAGGCGTAAAAATAGCCGTTGCAAGGCCATGGTAAGCTCTGACAGCAGCTAGAAGCGGCGCATTTCTAGCAATAAAATACATAAAAGGCGCGGTGGAGAAAAACAACCCGCTTGCCAGTAGAAGCCTTTTTCTCCCATAAATATCTGATAAAGAACCTGCAATCACGTTAGTAAATATCCCAGTTATCGTGGAAGCAGCGGCTACTAAGCCGATATCTGTAACCGATAAGCCCAGCTCGTCGGCGTATAGAGGCAACGTTGGGGACTTGGACATTGTGGAGCTTAGAATAGCGAAAAAACCAATAATACATAAAAGAATGAAAGCCTTAGCCATGCTTAATAGCCTAAACAAAGGCGATATATTCCCTGATTTTTTCTCTCAAAAATTGAAGTCTTCGAGTTCTATCCATGCTTGTCAGCTCGTCTTGATACTTGTCAATTAACTCTAAGTATTTGTAATATGCATAAAGCATATCCCATATTTTAAATCCAAGTTCTAGAGCTTCAAAGTCATCTTTGGCAGCAAGTCTTAGCCCGGAGATTATTGCTCTAACTCCTCTAGCTTCTGGAACTTTATCAAGGTCTTCTTCAATATCGGCTGCGTGGACAAGCTCTGCAATTTTCAGCACTGCTGAGTCTTTTATGTTATATTTTTTGATTATTGTTTCAAACGTGCACTTGTTATTATGATGTCCTAATTCCACGCCTTTAATATCAAAGGGAGT comes from the Thermoproteales archaeon genome and includes:
- a CDS encoding alkaline phosphatase family protein — translated: RNGDLQNLSNYFADGVFVENVITCFPTVSESAEGGIISGYFSGETNMIGERYFSRKSKTIKHYKYNAEARQDFNPKLINKTIDAIIGESIGMGRIIHTANENIEDLKALQYERKGSLKIVKRRIEIASRIILSRKPRLFFFTVSADYISHVYGRNSAEVKEFIKEFDKNFLFLAENLDEAYGKDNYLIFIFSDHGSANVSRHLDLTAILVENGFNPATTDLLTERKYVNCAALSNGRRMGLLYFAHPEYGWSRKISYKQLRSYPHKGEKVDLLKMFASLDGVEQAFAKRDSKSVMVVSRDGEGLIQYDSINKKYKYTVLEGSDPLGYEMEPAWMSEEEWLRATFCSEYPDAVVQLYNMFKSKNCGDIVLNAASGWDFWEPWDISYPVLKASHGGLSKDEMATFLLTKGPFMKKATLEYARLIDIFATIAAYYNASDLTANSHAVERIF
- a CDS encoding MFS transporter codes for the protein MSKSPTLPLYADELGLSVTDIGLVAAASTITGIFTNVIAGSLSDIYGRKRLLLASGLFFSTAPFMYFIARNAPLLAAVRAYHGLATAIFTPVAFALIADLHKTDRGEKMGLFSSTTIVSRLIAPALAGYIITFYDFPLVFTICGVSGIVALAMIFRIEDQNVSHIVIEKPSLASGISKILSSSALFIAGIVNATVYFAMQSIETFLPLFLKFLEVDPFITGILFSIEMATIALSKPYFGKLSDKYGRTGFILAGLAFSGSGMVAIAYSRNLILTTTAIVLFSMGVAMVTSSIMPLASELVPKEFHGAAMGALETIKDVGQGLGPIVTSLAIAYMGFREAFLISAFILFIVLILFKYLLK
- a CDS encoding chromate resistance protein codes for the protein MKWVTRSFPHVDRTSSAWLIKRFIDPQAEFVFINWPEEDIPADATPFDIKGVELGHHNNKCTFETIIKKYNIKDSAVLKIAELVHAADIEEDLDKVPEARGVRAIISGLRLAAKDDFEALELGFKIWDMLYAYYKYLELIDKYQDELTSMDRTRRLQFLREKIREYIAFV